In Patescibacteria group bacterium, the genomic stretch CGGTTTCAGGGGTGGAGATCAGGTCTTCCACCTCATCGTCATCCATCGGTTCGTTCTGAGCGTTCTTGCGTTCTTGCAGAAGTCGCTCTTTTTCAGCTACGCTCTTTTTCTTCGTTGAGAAAAGCTTTTTCCAGAAAGCGATGAAGTGGAGGTCGAGTCGGGTCTCGAAGACAAGGATCAGGGAGATTGCGAGAATGCCGAGCAAGATCACGAGGCTGGCCCAGAAATCGAAGACGGTGAGGAGCGGATGTGAAATGTAGTAGCCGATGATGCCGCCCTTGTCACTAGAGCCAAATGAAGCGGCGAGGATGTCTACAATACCGAGACTAGAAAAAAAGGCGAGGAGTGATGTGACTATTTTTGAATAGGTAAAATGCTGCTTCAGGTCTTTAATAAAAGAGACGGCCATCAGGAAGGCAAAAAGTGGGAGGAGGAAATAGCCGATACCGAGCAATGATTTCAGGACGCTGTATGATTTCTCTCCAACCAAGCCACCCTTGTGGAATGCTGCAAGCGTGAAGAATATGCCAATAACTACGGAAATGACCGCGAATACCCCTTGCAAGGTCTCAGCCTTCACGTCCTTGATCGGGTTGATGTCGTCGAGATGTTTCGATATACCGCCGTCTTTTTTTCGTGCCATTTCTTACGGGAAAATGAATATAATAACGGGTTCATTATATCACGCTGGGTGGCCTCGCGAGATCGTCAGAATAGTGGGATTTGCAGAGGAGAGGTGTCCGATATATAATGGACACATAAGCGATTGCTCCAAAAGGACTGTAAAAAGACATTTGAACGAATTTCTTAAAGACACGAAGGGGTATTTAATAAGACAAGTGAGTCGTAATTTATATAAGACAAATGGAAGAGAGACAGAAAAATGAAAAGCAGGCTGCGATCGAGCCGTTCCAAAATAGCCTTGATTTAAATGTACCTTTTTCCTATTCAGGACAGTCTGCCTTCATATACAAAAAGACAGAGAAGTTGGTAATAGCAACGAATCTCGTGGCCGGCCTTATAAAAGACAATTCGACACTTTCCGGCACGCTTTTTTCAAAGACACTCGATCTTCTGTCGGCTGTTTCAAACAGCCTTCTTGTCGCACCGGCAGTCTCTTTTGATGAGCGTCGTAGTGCGGCTCTGCGGGCCTTGGCACTGATTGCCGAGATTTCGACATTGTGTGATGTGGGTCACTATTCAAAGCAGGTATCGGAAATGAATACCACTCTTCTCAAGAGGGAATTTACCCTGCTCTTCAAAACAATCTCAGAAGAAATGGTTGACCGGTCGGAAATCGCGACGTACCTCACCAGGGATTTCTTTACAGAAACAGCACCGGCGATTCATAAAGGACATGATAAAGGACAGTCTATGTCCTTTATAAAACCGATACGTACTGCAGTAGGAACCCACTCGGTTCCCTCGGAGGACCGTGCCGATCGTCGATCTCTCATACTAAAGACTATTAGAGAGAAGGGTGAGGTGGGGGTTAATGACGTAGCAAATGGTATCAAGGGGGTCGGTGGGAAGACAATCCAAAGAGAGCTTCTCGCCATGGTTGCAGAAGGGGTTCTAAGGAAGCAGGGGGAGCGTCGCTGGACTAGGTACTCTATAGTATAGGCAGTATGGACGAGTATAACGAGTATAACGACATATTATTGACTCTTTTGACCAAATATGCGAAGATACCAAGGCTGGGTAATCTGTACAGTTCAGGTGGTGTGAAAACACCATTTTGAGCCGTATTATCAAAGTTATCCACACAATACCTTGGTAAACGGGTCGCAAACGCTATATACTATACGTTGACCCGTCACGAATCAGTCCGTTGACATTTCTATATACGAAAGAGAGTTACGATTTCTTCGATTTCCGGAAGTCCTTTTTTCCTCTACGGTTGCATGACAGACAAACGGTTTCTTCCCCTCAAAGCTAAATCTGTTTCGGTCCGTGTCGATACATTAAAGACCGATCAGAATTAGTGCAGTACAGCTTAATAAGACTTATCAAGACAGTATTACAACTAATATATTTATTATGATTTCAACGACTAAGACAAGTATCGTCGCAAGCGTGCTTGGTGCAGCTGTTGCATTTGTTCTCGTTTTTGCGGGAGCAATGTCAGCTCAGGCAGCGACATACACCTTCTCTTCAAACTTGAAGTTGGGCAGCCAGGGCGCTGATGTAGCGAACCTCCAGCGAGTACTCAACTCAAGTGCAGACACCATGGTGTCAGCTTCAGGTGCAGGTGCTCCTGGAAGCGAGACTACTTACTTCGGTGCAAAGACCCGAGCTGCGGTCATCAAATTCCAGATCAAGAACTCAATCGTTCCTGCTGTTGGATTTGTTGGACCTATCACTCGAGCTGCATTGAATAACATGGGCAATGTCACCGTCACTCCTCCAACTCCTGGAACCAATCCAGTAGCCGGAGCGGCATTGACCGTTGCTGCTGCAACTCAGCCAGCAAACTCACTCGCACCACAGAGCGCTTCACGAGTACCTTTCACTAAGGTTACTTTGACCGCTGGTTCATCTGACGTTTCAGTGTCAGGTGTTACTGTAGAGCGAGCAGGACTTGCACAGGATGCAGTGTTCTCTGGCATCGTTCTCTTGGATGAGAATGGTATCCAGATTGGTATTGCTAAGACTTTGAACTCAAACCACCAGGCAGTTCTTGGTGAGGCGTTCGTTGTCAAGGCAGGCACCACTCGAACTCTTACTGTAGCTGGTAACATGGGCTCAAGCCTCACCAACTACGCAGGACAGGTTGTTGCATTGAACGTTGTTTCAATCAACACTTCAGGAACCGTTTCAGGTTCTCTTCCTGTAACTGGCGCAGCACACACCATCAACGCATCACTCTCTTTGGGTACTGCGACATTGGCTGTGTCATCATTGGATCCTAACACTTCTGCAACCAAGGAAATCGGTACCTCAGCATACAAGTTTGCTGGCATCCGAGTCACCGCTGGTTCAGTAGAGAAGATCCGATTGTGGTCAGTTCGATTCAACCAGACCGGTTCAGTATCAGCAAACGACCTTGCAAACTTGGTCGTCAATGTTGATGGCACTGACTATCCTACGACTATTTCAACGGATGGTAAGTACTTCACTGCAACCTTTGGTTCAGGAATCGTAGTCGACAAGGGCTTCGCAAAGGAGGTTTACCTCAAGGGCGACATCATTGGTTCAGGTGCAGCGGCTCGAACTGTAAAGTTTGACCTCTACAAGAACACCGATATGTACATCTCTGGTGAGACCTACGGATACGGCATTATCGGTTCTCCAAGTTCAACAGGTTCAGCTTCAAACTCTACCTCTGAATTTACTACCGGTACTCCGTTCTACGATGGTTCTTTGGTTACGATCTCAGCAGGTTCAGCTACTACTATTGCAAAGGCAAACACTGTAGTTGCTCAGAACGTTGCGGTGAACGTGCCAAACCAGGTACTCGGCGGATTCGAAACAGATTTCAAGGGTGAGCCTGTATCAGTACAGTCACTTTCGATCACTGTTTCTACTTCATCAGTCACTGGTAGCTACGGTCTCTTGACGAGCGTATCTATCGTTGATCAGAATGGTTCAGTCGTAGCGGGTCCAGTAGATGCTTCTGGTTCAGGTGCAACATTGTCATTCACTGACACTATCACCTTCCCAGTAGGCAAGATGATCTACACCATCAAGGGTAAGATCGCTTCTACCATCAACAATGGTACTATCTACACTCTCTCTACCACTCCATCAGGTTGGTCAAACATCACCGGTCAGATCACTGGCAACACCATCACTCTTTCACAGGGTAACTTCTCTATGAATCAGATGACTGTGAAGTCAGCAGCTCTTGCTATCGGTGTCTCTACCAGCCCAGCTGCTCAGACTGTTGTTGCTGGATCACAGGATGTGGTCTTCGCAAACTACCAGTTCGATGCAAGTCAGTCTGGTGAGGATGTTCGATTCTCATCTGTTCCTGTTACCTTGACCGTTGTCAGCGGTTCAGCTACCGATCTTACCAACTGTAAGCTCTGGGACGCTTCAACTTCTTTGACTACCGGTTCAAACGTAAAGAATCCTTCAGCTACTGGTTCTCAGACATTCACACTCGACTCTACCCTCACTATTCCTAAGGGAACTGTGAAGACGATCTCAGTGTCATGTAACGTCGGATCAGGTGCTTCAGGTACTTACAAGTGGGGTAATACAGATGCTAACGTTGCAGCTCTCACCGTTACTGGTGTGACTTCTTCAAACTCTGTAACTCCTACTGGTACCGCTAGCCTCGGTCAGCTCCAGTCAGTTGGTTCAGCAGCATTGGTTGTGGCATCAGATGCTTCAACTCCTTCATACAAGATTGCTTCCGCTGGTGCAAACGGCGTAACTGTCGGTGTATTGAAGTTCACCGCTACCAACGACGCTATCAACCTTGAGCGAGTCGGCTTGAAGTTGACCAACTCAGCATCTAGCTCACCTTCAAACTTGGTTTCTGTAACCTTGTTCGATGGCGCGACTGCTGTTGGTACAGCTCAGTTCGTCGGTTCAAACACTGTTGCAACTTCTACCTTGTCATCAACTGTCATTGTTCCAAAGAACAGCGACAAGATCTTGACTATCAAGGTAAACCTTGCAGACATCACTAACACTGGCTCAGGCACCGGCGACGGTACTGAAGGTGCAATGATTGCAGTGGACAACAACGCCTCAACAGACGTTGGTGGTACTCGAGGTACTGGTGTAGGTTCAGGTTCGACTATCAACGCTTCAGGCTCTACGTCATTCGACGGTGTCCGAGTGTTCAAGTCATAC encodes the following:
- a CDS encoding peptidoglycan-binding protein → MISTTKTSIVASVLGAAVAFVLVFAGAMSAQAATYTFSSNLKLGSQGADVANLQRVLNSSADTMVSASGAGAPGSETTYFGAKTRAAVIKFQIKNSIVPAVGFVGPITRAALNNMGNVTVTPPTPGTNPVAGAALTVAAATQPANSLAPQSASRVPFTKVTLTAGSSDVSVSGVTVERAGLAQDAVFSGIVLLDENGIQIGIAKTLNSNHQAVLGEAFVVKAGTTRTLTVAGNMGSSLTNYAGQVVALNVVSINTSGTVSGSLPVTGAAHTINASLSLGTATLAVSSLDPNTSATKEIGTSAYKFAGIRVTAGSVEKIRLWSVRFNQTGSVSANDLANLVVNVDGTDYPTTISTDGKYFTATFGSGIVVDKGFAKEVYLKGDIIGSGAAARTVKFDLYKNTDMYISGETYGYGIIGSPSSTGSASNSTSEFTTGTPFYDGSLVTISAGSATTIAKANTVVAQNVAVNVPNQVLGGFETDFKGEPVSVQSLSITVSTSSVTGSYGLLTSVSIVDQNGSVVAGPVDASGSGATLSFTDTITFPVGKMIYTIKGKIASTINNGTIYTLSTTPSGWSNITGQITGNTITLSQGNFSMNQMTVKSAALAIGVSTSPAAQTVVAGSQDVVFANYQFDASQSGEDVRFSSVPVTLTVVSGSATDLTNCKLWDASTSLTTGSNVKNPSATGSQTFTLDSTLTIPKGTVKTISVSCNVGSGASGTYKWGNTDANVAALTVTGVTSSNSVTPTGTASLGQLQSVGSAALVVASDASTPSYKIASAGANGVTVGVLKFTATNDAINLERVGLKLTNSASSSPSNLVSVTLFDGATAVGTAQFVGSNTVATSTLSSTVIVPKNSDKILTIKVNLADITNTGSGTGDGTEGAMIAVDNNASTDVGGTRGTGVGSGSTINASGSTSFDGVRVFKSYPTFAQDTLSATGVSDGKLLRFKVTADSKGSVSINKFTLTVATTSGVSVSGINVFGYEDAAYSQAVSGVQGSGALAYSNQSPATNSSSVQLEFFAETSANASTTLVVPAGTTRYFEVRATSITGLTTGSSVTSTLVGDSTYPALASLMGTSTGIENQANTADNFIWSPNATTTSGLNHTDWTNGYNVPGLPSSGIVQSRSI